The Paenibacillus dendritiformis region AAGCCCAATTCCTTGGCGGCAAGCAGAATTTGCTCCGATTCTTCCACGGAAAATACGCCGTGCTCACAGAACACATCGCAAAATTCGGCCAGCCCTTGCCGCTTCACCTCCGGCAGCATCTGCTCGATAACCACCTTCACAAATTCTCCGGAGCGCCCTTTATATTCTTCCGGCACGACATGGGCTCCCATGAACGTAGATACCAAATCAACCGGATGCTCCCGGTTCAACCGGTGAGCGACCCGGAGCTGCTTGAGCTCGTCCTCCAGCGTCAGCCCATAGCCGCTCTTCGCTTCTGCCGTCGTCACGCCGAAGGAGAGCATCATATCCAGGCTCGCTTTCGCTTTCGCGTACAGTTCCTCTTCCGTTGCCTGACGGGTGGCTCGAACGGTGCTCAGAATCCCGCCGCCTTGAGCTAATATTTCCAAATAGGACATGCCCCTCAGCTTCAATGCCAGCTCATGCTCGCGCGAGCCGCCGTGAACGAGGTGGGTATGCGGATCGATAAGCCCCGGCGTAACCAGCAAGCCCTGGGCATCATGCTTGCGCTCTATTGCCAATCCGCCGATGTCCGCCATCACTTCGTCTACCGGGCCCGCCGCCACGATGAGTCCGTCCCGGATCGCGACAGCGCCTCCGCGCACGGCCCCCACCTCTGACATTTCACGGCCTGTGCGCGGCCCCCGGCTCCCCTGCATCGTAATGAGCGTTCCAATGTTATGGATCAACAGATCAATTCGATTATGTTCCATCATGCTCCCCCTCTCGAAGGCAGCAAGCCCGGCCGGGCTTGCTGCGCGTCATTGTTATATGCCAAGCATCGGCACGCGTACTCCGCAATTCTTCGCCGTCTTAATCGCAAGCTCATAACCGGCGTCGGCATGACGGATAATGCCCATGCCCGGATCTGTATTCAAGACGCGGGACAGCTTCTCGTCCGCTTCTGCTGAACCATCCGCGACGACGACCATGCCCGCATGCAGGGAATACCCCATGCCTACGCCGCCGCCGTGGTGGACAGAGACCCAGCTCGCGCCGGAAGCCGTATTCACCAGCGCGTTCAATATCGCCCAGTCGGCGACCACATCGCTGCCGTCCTTCATTGACTCCGTCTCACGGTTCGGTGAAGCGACCGAGCCGCAGTCCAGATGATCCCGGCCAATGACGATCGGGGCGGAAATATCCCCATTGCGCACCATCTCGTTGATAGCCAAGCCCATCTTGGCCCGTTCCCCATAGCCCAACCAGCAAATGCGGGCAGGCAGGCCCTGGAACGCGACCTTCTCCCTGGCCATCTTGATCCAGTTGCACAGATGGGTATTTTGCGGGAACAGCTTCAATACAAGCTCATCCGTCTTATAAATATCATCCGGATTGCCGGACAGAGCCGCCCAGCGGAACGGCCCCTTCCCTTCGCAGAAGAGCGGGCGAATATAAGCCGGAACGAAGCCAGGGAATTGAAATGCTTCGGTCACCCCTTCATCGAAGGCCACTTGGCGGATATTATTGCCGTAATCGAATACAATGGCGCCCATTTTCTGAAGATCAAGCATCGCCTGGACGTGGGCAGCCATCGATTTTTTGGACAGCTTCACATATTGCGCCGGGTCGGCCGCCCGCAGTTCGGCAGCCGCTTCCGGTGAATAGCCTGCCGGCACATAGCCGTTAAGCGGATCGTGGGCCGATGTCTGATCCGTGACGAAATCGGGTCGAATCCCCCGCCGCACCATTTCCGGGAACACCTCCGCCGCATTGCCCACCAGGCCGATCGAGAGCGCTCTTCCCTCCGCCTTCGCAGCCTCCGCCAGCTTCAACGCCTCATCCAGATCGTGAACCATAATATCGCAATATTTCGTATCGATTCTGCGCTGGATCCGGGATGGATCGACCTCCACTCCGATCATGACGCCCTCGTTCATCGTGACGGCGAGCGGCTGGGCTCCTCCCATGCCGCCGAGTCCCGCCGTTAGCGTCAGCGTTCCTCTCAAGGTGCCCCCTTTATGCTGGCGGGCAGCCTCGGCGAAGGTCTCATACGTTCCTTGCAAAATGCCCTGCGTCCCGATATAAATCCAGCTCCCGGCCGTCATTTGCCCGTACATCATCAGTCCCTGCTTATCAAGCTCGTGGAACGTATCCCAATTGGCATAGGCAGGCACGATAACCGAATTGGAGAGGAGAACCCGCGGCGCATGCGTGTGCGTCCGGAACACGCCGACCGGCTTGCCTGATTGCACAAGCAGCGTTTCATCCGCTTCCAGGTTCGTCAGACATTCCACGATTTTGTCGAAGCACTCCCAGTTCCGTGCCGCCTTGCCGATACCGCCATACACGACCAGATCTTCCGGACGCTCGGCCACGTCGGGATCCAGATTGTTCATAAGCATCCGCAGGACCGCTTCCTGCTGCCAGCCTTTCGCAGTCAATTCCGTTCCATGTGCCGCTCTGATGATACGTTTGGTAGTTTGCTTCACAAATAGCCACTCCTTTGTGATAGATTCGACAAACAATATCAAAGCCCGCTTTCCATCTCTTCAAAACATACTCTAAAGAAGAGCGTCTGACTCCAGCCCAGCTTGCGCACAAAGCAGCATGACATGAATGAGTATCGCAAGATGACGCTGTTTAAATATGGTTGTACCCGAACCCGAGCACATCGTGCTCGAATCCTTTTTTGGGGGCGCCAATCGTGCCGTACACGCAGACGCTTAACCATTCCTCGGAATATCCCGATATTTCGACCGTCCCTCTCGTAATGCAAAAGGTTAATCCTACTGTCCTCAATATATCTCCGAATTGGACCGTCCCTCTCCCAATCCCCTGCAGCGCTTCGATGATGGCATGATATAAAGAATGAACTTCCCGATAAGAGTTCGGATCGATCACCTTGTTCGCTTTGGCGCTCGTTTCAATCGCCGTCACGACTTTGACCAATTCCATGGCGCCGACCTTGCCGATCGTATACCGGTATCCTCTCTTTTTCATTTCCTGCTCGATTTCCGCGCCCGCTTCTTCGTTATGCAGCATGACCAAGAGCGAGGTCAGCTTGCCCATCGTATAATTGCCGCAGTCGAACCGCTTTCCTTGATTCAGGTTACTCATTGCCAACCTCCCTTCTTGAACAACAACCCCGTATTTTGAAAAAAATGATATACTGCCAAAGCCAGACAGAGAAATTGAACGCTGAATAAACCTGAATCCATGATCCTCCTACTGAAGCTTGACTAGATCCGCTATGCTCGCGGCGGCATCGGTCTGCCTCATCCAGTCCGCCACCTTCTGAAAATCATCGGCAAGCACGCGATCCGTCTCAACAGCCGGGACAAGCTTGCGGCATTGATCATAGAGCCATTTGGTTCCGAGCCCAAGCCCCCGCGGGTCGCGGAAATCAGCCGCTTGCGCCCCGCACAGCAGCTCGATGGCGAGCACGTCGTAAGCGTTCTCAACGATCTGCTTCGCTTTGCGCGCGGCGATGGTTCCCATGCTGACATGATCCTCTTGGTTGCCCGAGGACGGAATCGAATCGACGCTTGCCGGATGTGCCAGCGCCTTATTCTCGGACACAACGGACGCGGCTGCGTACTGCGCAATCATGAAGCCGGATTGAAGCCCCCCATTATTCGTAAGAAAAGGCGGAAGCTGCTCATTCAAGTGAGGGTTGACGAGCCTTTCGATCCGCCGTTCGGAAATGTTGGCCAGCTCCGCTGCGCTGACGGACAGATGGTCCATCGCCAGAGCAATCGGCTGCCCATGGAAATTCCCGCCCGAGATCACTCGCCCCTCATCCACAAAAATAAGAGGATTATCTGTCGCCGAATTAATTTCAATTTCCAGCTTGCCAGCGATATAGGCCAGTGCATCCCGGCTTGCCCCGTGAACCTGCGGCGCGCAGCGCAAGGAATAGGCATCCTGCACCCTTCGCTCCCCCTGGCTTGTCATGAACTTGCTTCCGGAGGTTAACCGGATTACATTTTCGGCGGATTGACGCTGTCCTTGATGCGGGCGAATGACGTGGGTTAACGGCTCGAAGGCGTCCCGGACGGCGAACAGCGCTTCACAAGTCAAGGCAAGCGTGCAGTCGGCCCAGTTCGCCAGATTCATGGCATCGTGGCAGGCCAACGCGCCTACGGCCGTCATCGCCTGCGTCCCGTTGATCAGGGCTAATCCCTCCTTCGCCTCCAACGTTACAGGAATGAGACCGGCAAGCTGCATCGCCTGGCCGCCCGGCATCCGCTTGCCCTGATAATAAGCTTCGCCTTCGCCGACGAGCACGAGCGCCAAATGGGACAGCGGCGCCAAATCGCCGCTTGCGCCGAGCGAGCCTTTTTCCGGGATGACCGGCGTTACCCCTTGGTTCAGCATGCCGACCATCAATTGCACCACTTCCGGACGGATGCCGGAGTAGCCAAGCGCAAGCGCATTGACACGCAGCAGCATAATCGCTCTGGCGATCTCGATCGAGAACGGCGCACCGATTCCGCACGCGTGGCTTCGAATGAGATTCAACTGCAGCGCTTTGACATCTTCGCCGGAAATATACGTATCGCAAAACTTCCCGAAGCCGGTTGTCAAGCCGTACACCACTTTTTTCTCGCGCAGCAAAGTTTCCACATAGGCCCTGCTCTTCGCCATAATGCGAATGCTCTCTTCCCGCAGCTCCACTCTGGCATTGAAGCGGGCAACCTGAACAACCTGCCCGATCGTTAATGTCCCGCCGCCAACGAACACCACATGATGATCTTCCTTATGTTCCGTTATCTGCATTTCCGCACCTGCTTTACTATAAATAGTAGTTTCGGTAACGGCTTCTAATGACTATTCGCTAAAGGCCATTGCTTCATCCTATTCTTATACTCATTTCCCCAACTGGTTGATTGCCCAAATCTATATGTTCAAAAAGTTCGGTTTTCAGCACCGAGAAGGTTGCAAGAACTCGAAGCGAATGCTTTCGATGCGAGTTTTGCTCCGCAAAACTTGTAAGGAGCAGCGGAGTGTAGGCGATACTACATGAGCAGCTAAAATGTTTCCAAAGGAAACATGCTTCGGAAGGATACGCTTTTCAAGAGTGAATGCAAGATTCGATGCCGAATTACTTCCAGTAACTCACTTCGTGATCAAAAGCGGACTTTTTGAACTACCTTTAAAAAACAAAAAGAATGCAGTTCGATAAGGAAACCCAATCCTTCCCTCATTCAAAGCTACATTCTATTCACTAATGACTATATCGAGCTTACATTTAATTTACAACGTTGGAGAAGCTTAGTCAATAACCCACGCAGGCTTTTATCCGACAACGTCTCATAAAAAAATCCCCCGCAGCATCACGCTGCGAGGGCACAAAGCACATCAATATCGAATAGAACCGTAACAGATAGATAACAGAACGCTCCTGGAGCAGGAGTACTGCATGATTAAAACATTACTTCGCTACTGTGTGGATCGGATGTCCAAGTACGACTTCCGCTGCTTCCATCACGATTTCGCCAAGCGTTGGGTGAGCGTGGATCGTCAGCGACAGGTCTTCCAGTGTTGCCGCCATTTCCACAGCCAAGCCCATTTCCGCGATCAGGTTGGACGCTTCCGCGCCGACGATTTGGGAACCGAGCACGACGCCCGAATCCGCGTCAGCCACGATCTTCACGAAGCCATCCGCGTTGCCGCCGAGGGACAGCGCGCGTCCGTTCGCCGCATATGGGAACTTGCCGGCCTTGACGTTGTAGCCTTTTTCCTTCGCTTCCGATTCAGACAAGCCTACGCTTGCGCACTCCGGATCGGTGAAGCATACGGCAGGGATGCACTTGTAGTCAACTACGCTAGGCATGCCCGCGATAGCTTCCGCCGCAACCTTGCCTTCGTAAGAAGCTTTATGCGCCAGAGCTGGACCGGCAACGATATCGCCAATTGCGAAGATGTGCGGAATGCTTGTGCGTCCTTGGTGGTCGACTTCGACCAGGCCGCGGTCGGTCATTTTGACGCCGATCATATCGAGACCAAGCTCGCCATCGGTGTTCGGACGGCGGCCAACCGTTACGAGCAGGTATTCTGCAGTAACTTCTTTGGTTTCGCCTTTAACGGTGAATTTGACAGTAACGTCTTTATCCGTTTGCGTTGCGCTCTCCGCTTTCGCGCCCGTGAAGATTTCCACATTGGATTTCTTCATGTTTTTCGCGACAAGCTGCGTCATATCTTTATCGAAGCCTGGCAGCACCATGTCCGCGCCCTCGATAATCGTTACTTTCGTGCCGAACTTGGAGTACATTTGGCCAAGCTCCGCGCCGATGTATCCGCCGCCGATGACGATCATCGACTTCGGAATATCTTGCAGCTCGAGAGCTTCCGTCGAGGACAGAATGCGTCCGCCGAACGGGAAAGCTTTCAATTCGATTGGACGGGAACCCGTTGCGATGATGCAGTTTTTGAACTTGTAGCGCGGCGCTTCTTGGTCGTTGAATACGCGCGCTTCATTTTCGTTGATGAACATGCACTCGCCGTTGAACACTTGCACTTTGTTCGCCTTCAGCAAGCCGCTAACGCCGCCGGTCAGCTTTTTCACGACGCCGCCCTTGAATTCTTGCACTTTTTTGAAGTCGACTTTTACATTTTCAGCCGTGATGCCGATGGCGGAAGCATGCTGAGTCACTTCATATTGATGCGCAGCGCTGATCAAGGCTTTGGAAGGAATACAGCCGCGGTTCAGACATACGCCGCCGACAGTCGATTTATCTACGATAAGCACGCTTTGGCCGAGTTGGGCAGCGCGAATCGCTGCCACATAACCGCCCGGGCCTGCTCCAATAACCAGAGTATCAATGTTCAAAGATGCGTCTCCTACTACCATGTCCGGTTACACCTCCATGACAAGCAGCTCTGGATTAGCAAGCAGCTGCTTGATATAGTTCATAAAGTTTTGTGCCGTTGCGCCGTCGATGAGACGGTGGTCGAAGCTGAGAGACAAGGCCATGACTGGCGCTGCCACGATTTCGCCGTTCTTCACGACAGGTTTTTCCGTAATGCGGCCGGTACCCAAAATCGCAACTTCCGGGAAGTTGATGATTGGCGTGAAGAACATGCCGCCTGCGGAACCGATGTTCGTAATCGTGATCGTGCTGCCTTTCAATTCGTTCGGGCCAAGCTTGCCTTCGCGTCCGCGGGCAGCCAGATCCTTGATGCTGTCGGCGATCATCCAGATGCTGCGGCGATCCGCATCATTGATAACCGGAACGATCAGACCGTTGTCTGTATCGGTAGCGATACCGATGTTGTAGTACTTTTTGTACACGATCTCGTTGTTCGCTTCGTCGATCATCGCGTTCATAGCCGGGAACTGACGGCAAGCCGCAACAAGCGCTTTGACGATGAACGGAAGGTAGGTTACTTTCGTGCCTTTCTTCTCCATCATTGGCTTCAAGCGGGTACGGAATGCAACCAGTTCCGCAACGTCCACTTCGTCCATGATTGTAACATGCGGCGCTGTGTAAGCCGATTTGACCATCGCATTGGAGATGGCTTTGCGGATGCCCTTGAATGGCACGCGCTCTTCTTCGGCTTCGCGTCCGGTAGCTGCTGGAGCGGCAGGCGCTGCTTTGGCTTCGGCAGCGGCTTGAGGCGCTTCTGCCTTCGCGGCAGGCGCTCCGCCATTGGCGAATGCTTCAACATCTTCGCGCGTAACTTTGCCGTTCTTGCCGGTTGGAGGAACTTCGCCGATGTTCACGCCCAATTCGCGCGCCAGCTTGCGTACGCTTGGCGTAGCCAGCACTTCATGGTTAGGCGCTGCAGCTGTACCTTCCGCTTTTGGAGCTTCCGCTGCAGGTGCTGCTGCCGGTTCTTCCTTAGCCTCTTCGGCCGGTTCCGCTTGTTCCGGGATATCCCCTTCGGCATCGATGATAGCCACGACTTCGCCCATATGGCATACTTGGCCATCCTTCGCCAGCACTTCCAGCACCGTACCGTTTACCGGACAAGGCACTTCAACGACAGCTTTATCATTTTG contains the following coding sequences:
- a CDS encoding dihydrolipoamide acetyltransferase family protein → MAKFEYRFPELGEGLHEGEIIKMHIKPGDKVTDDDIIMEVQNDKAVVEVPCPVNGTVLEVLAKDGQVCHMGEVVAIIDAEGDIPEQAEPAEEAKEEPAAAPAAEAPKAEGTAAAPNHEVLATPSVRKLARELGVNIGEVPPTGKNGKVTREDVEAFANGGAPAAKAEAPQAAAEAKAAPAAPAATGREAEEERVPFKGIRKAISNAMVKSAYTAPHVTIMDEVDVAELVAFRTRLKPMMEKKGTKVTYLPFIVKALVAACRQFPAMNAMIDEANNEIVYKKYYNIGIATDTDNGLIVPVINDADRRSIWMIADSIKDLAARGREGKLGPNELKGSTITITNIGSAGGMFFTPIINFPEVAILGTGRITEKPVVKNGEIVAAPVMALSLSFDHRLIDGATAQNFMNYIKQLLANPELLVMEV
- the lpdA gene encoding dihydrolipoyl dehydrogenase, encoding MVVGDASLNIDTLVIGAGPGGYVAAIRAAQLGQSVLIVDKSTVGGVCLNRGCIPSKALISAAHQYEVTQHASAIGITAENVKVDFKKVQEFKGGVVKKLTGGVSGLLKANKVQVFNGECMFINENEARVFNDQEAPRYKFKNCIIATGSRPIELKAFPFGGRILSSTEALELQDIPKSMIVIGGGYIGAELGQMYSKFGTKVTIIEGADMVLPGFDKDMTQLVAKNMKKSNVEIFTGAKAESATQTDKDVTVKFTVKGETKEVTAEYLLVTVGRRPNTDGELGLDMIGVKMTDRGLVEVDHQGRTSIPHIFAIGDIVAGPALAHKASYEGKVAAEAIAGMPSVVDYKCIPAVCFTDPECASVGLSESEAKEKGYNVKAGKFPYAANGRALSLGGNADGFVKIVADADSGVVLGSQIVGAEASNLIAEMGLAVEMAATLEDLSLTIHAHPTLGEIVMEAAEVVLGHPIHTVAK
- the hutI gene encoding imidazolonepropionase; protein product: MEHNRIDLLIHNIGTLITMQGSRGPRTGREMSEVGAVRGGAVAIRDGLIVAAGPVDEVMADIGGLAIERKHDAQGLLVTPGLIDPHTHLVHGGSREHELALKLRGMSYLEILAQGGGILSTVRATRQATEEELYAKAKASLDMMLSFGVTTAEAKSGYGLTLEDELKQLRVAHRLNREHPVDLVSTFMGAHVVPEEYKGRSGEFVKVVIEQMLPEVKRQGLAEFCDVFCEHGVFSVEESEQILLAAKELGFGLKIHADEIEPIGGAQLAGKLGCISAEHLIAASDEGLEAMRQAGVVAVCLPATSFNLRLTHHARARDMIERGLAVALSTDYNPGSSPTESIQLVMTLGCLNLGMTPEEVLTAVTINAAHAIGRSDTVGSLEAGKQADLVIFKADNLAYLPYHFGINHVHTVFKRGNVVVSTGN
- the hutU gene encoding urocanate hydratase, with the translated sequence MKQTTKRIIRAAHGTELTAKGWQQEAVLRMLMNNLDPDVAERPEDLVVYGGIGKAARNWECFDKIVECLTNLEADETLLVQSGKPVGVFRTHTHAPRVLLSNSVIVPAYANWDTFHELDKQGLMMYGQMTAGSWIYIGTQGILQGTYETFAEAARQHKGGTLRGTLTLTAGLGGMGGAQPLAVTMNEGVMIGVEVDPSRIQRRIDTKYCDIMVHDLDEALKLAEAAKAEGRALSIGLVGNAAEVFPEMVRRGIRPDFVTDQTSAHDPLNGYVPAGYSPEAAAELRAADPAQYVKLSKKSMAAHVQAMLDLQKMGAIVFDYGNNIRQVAFDEGVTEAFQFPGFVPAYIRPLFCEGKGPFRWAALSGNPDDIYKTDELVLKLFPQNTHLCNWIKMAREKVAFQGLPARICWLGYGERAKMGLAINEMVRNGDISAPIVIGRDHLDCGSVASPNRETESMKDGSDVVADWAILNALVNTASGASWVSVHHGGGVGMGYSLHAGMVVVADGSAEADEKLSRVLNTDPGMGIIRHADAGYELAIKTAKNCGVRVPMLGI
- the hutP gene encoding hut operon transcriptional regulator HutP, which codes for MSNLNQGKRFDCGNYTMGKLTSLLVMLHNEEAGAEIEQEMKKRGYRYTIGKVGAMELVKVVTAIETSAKANKVIDPNSYREVHSLYHAIIEALQGIGRGTVQFGDILRTVGLTFCITRGTVEISGYSEEWLSVCVYGTIGAPKKGFEHDVLGFGYNHI
- the hutH gene encoding histidine ammonia-lyase; amino-acid sequence: MQITEHKEDHHVVFVGGGTLTIGQVVQVARFNARVELREESIRIMAKSRAYVETLLREKKVVYGLTTGFGKFCDTYISGEDVKALQLNLIRSHACGIGAPFSIEIARAIMLLRVNALALGYSGIRPEVVQLMVGMLNQGVTPVIPEKGSLGASGDLAPLSHLALVLVGEGEAYYQGKRMPGGQAMQLAGLIPVTLEAKEGLALINGTQAMTAVGALACHDAMNLANWADCTLALTCEALFAVRDAFEPLTHVIRPHQGQRQSAENVIRLTSGSKFMTSQGERRVQDAYSLRCAPQVHGASRDALAYIAGKLEIEINSATDNPLIFVDEGRVISGGNFHGQPIALAMDHLSVSAAELANISERRIERLVNPHLNEQLPPFLTNNGGLQSGFMIAQYAAASVVSENKALAHPASVDSIPSSGNQEDHVSMGTIAARKAKQIVENAYDVLAIELLCGAQAADFRDPRGLGLGTKWLYDQCRKLVPAVETDRVLADDFQKVADWMRQTDAAASIADLVKLQ